From Candidatus Baltobacteraceae bacterium, the proteins below share one genomic window:
- a CDS encoding SRPBCC family protein — translation MRDAILISASPETIYRLASATQDWAAILPHYRFVRVLERDGERQVIDMAASRGFIPVRWTAEQRNDPVARTIAFRHLTGWTRGMNVLWRFEPRGAQTLVTIDHDVRFASPIASRWLAKHVAGDFFIHDIAAKTLARMKVLAEAAND, via the coding sequence ATGCGCGATGCGATCCTGATCTCCGCGTCGCCCGAAACGATCTATCGCCTCGCGAGCGCGACGCAAGACTGGGCTGCGATCCTTCCCCACTACCGCTTCGTGCGCGTTCTCGAACGCGACGGCGAACGCCAAGTTATCGATATGGCCGCTTCGCGCGGATTCATACCCGTGCGCTGGACCGCCGAGCAGCGTAACGATCCCGTCGCCCGAACGATCGCCTTCCGGCACCTTACCGGGTGGACGCGCGGGATGAACGTGCTCTGGCGGTTCGAGCCGCGGGGCGCCCAAACGCTGGTGACGATCGACCACGACGTGCGCTTCGCATCTCCAATTGCGAGCCGATGGCTAGCCAAACACGTGGCCGGCGATTTCTTTATCCACGACATTGCCGCAAAGACGCTGGCGCGCATGAAAGTTCTCGCCGAGGCGGCGAATGACTGA
- a CDS encoding beta-ketoacyl-[acyl-carrier-protein] synthase family protein, which produces MTEHRVVITGIGLVTPLGIGKDAFWRNLCARRVAIAPIDRFDASAFPSRLAAAIDDFDPNDFMARRRVHWTDRFSQLGMAAARLAVDDAGFATGAAGADVGVYTGSALGGLAFAEEQIGVFAARGLDAVRPLLTISVFGGAVTSNIALEFDCRGPSLSNANSCASGAVAIGEAFRAIARGDVRAALAGGIEAPLAPLTFGAFAVVRAMSTRNGDPATASRPFDRDRDGFVMAEGAGMLVLERYDDAVRRGAPVYCEIVGYGITNDAHHMSAPRPDGSETASAMLRALREARLDAGAVDLINAHGSSTKVGDGAEALAFERVFGDRTPSIPVSATKGQHGHALGATGAWEIGLSAMSMRAAYVPGAVNLFDRDEACALDIERDARELHPRIVLSNSSGFGGINAALVLAATE; this is translated from the coding sequence ATGACTGAACATCGCGTCGTCATCACCGGCATCGGCCTGGTTACGCCGCTCGGGATCGGCAAGGATGCGTTTTGGCGCAACCTCTGCGCGCGACGGGTTGCGATCGCACCGATCGATCGTTTCGATGCGAGCGCGTTTCCCTCGCGATTGGCGGCGGCGATCGACGATTTCGACCCGAACGATTTCATGGCTCGCCGGCGCGTTCACTGGACCGATCGCTTTTCGCAGCTCGGAATGGCCGCCGCCCGGCTTGCGGTAGACGATGCGGGGTTCGCGACGGGCGCCGCGGGGGCGGACGTCGGCGTCTACACGGGTTCGGCGCTGGGCGGTCTTGCCTTTGCCGAGGAGCAGATCGGCGTCTTTGCAGCGCGCGGCCTCGATGCCGTGCGCCCGCTCTTGACGATCTCGGTTTTCGGCGGCGCCGTGACCAGCAACATCGCGCTTGAGTTCGATTGCCGCGGACCGAGTCTCTCGAACGCCAATTCGTGCGCGTCGGGCGCGGTCGCCATCGGGGAAGCGTTTCGTGCCATCGCGCGCGGCGACGTGCGTGCCGCGCTCGCCGGCGGAATCGAAGCGCCGCTCGCGCCGCTGACCTTCGGGGCGTTCGCGGTCGTGCGCGCGATGTCGACGCGCAACGGCGATCCGGCGACGGCGAGCCGGCCCTTCGATCGCGATCGCGACGGATTCGTGATGGCGGAGGGCGCGGGCATGCTGGTCCTCGAGCGCTACGACGATGCGGTCCGTCGCGGAGCACCCGTCTACTGCGAGATCGTCGGTTACGGTATCACGAACGACGCGCATCACATGTCGGCGCCGCGCCCCGACGGTTCGGAGACGGCATCGGCGATGCTGCGCGCGTTGCGCGAGGCGCGGCTCGATGCCGGAGCGGTCGATCTGATCAACGCGCACGGCTCGTCGACCAAAGTCGGCGACGGCGCCGAGGCGCTGGCCTTCGAACGCGTCTTCGGCGATCGCACGCCGAGCATTCCGGTCAGCGCGACGAAAGGGCAGCACGGACACGCGCTCGGCGCGACCGGCGCGTGGGAGATCGGGTTGTCGGCCATGAGCATGCGAGCGGCGTACGTTCCGGGGGCGGTCAACTTGTTCGATCGCGACGAAGCCTGCGCGCTCGATATCGAACGCGACGCGCGGGAACTGCATCCGCGAATCGTGCTCTCAAACTCGTCGGGTTTCGGCGGGATCAACGCCGCCTTGGTGCTCGCCGCAACGGAGTAA